A portion of the Lathamus discolor isolate bLatDis1 chromosome 5, bLatDis1.hap1, whole genome shotgun sequence genome contains these proteins:
- the HAO1 gene encoding 2-Hydroxyacid oxidase 1, translated as MSGKLVCVADFEEYAAKFLPKSVYDYYRSGADDQETLADNVAAFSRWKLYPRVLRDVSVMDLSTSVLGQRISMPVCVGATAMQRMAHADGETATAKACQAMGIGMMLSSWATSSIEEVAEAAPSGLRWLQLYVYKDREVTKSLVKRAEQAGYKGIFVTVDTPFLGRRFDDVRNKFQLPPHLRLKNFSSSDLAFSSGKDFGENSGLAVYVAEAIDASVNWEDIKWLRGLTSLPIVAKGILRADDAKEAVKIGVNGILVSNHGARQLDGVPATIDVLPEIVEAVEGKVEVFLDGGVRKGTDVLKALALGARAVFIGRPLIWGLVYQGEEGAKEVLQMLKEEFRLAMALTGCRRVEEIGRTLIRRHQALSSKI; from the exons ATGTCCGGAAAGCTGGTTTGTGTTGCTGACTTTGAGGAGTATGCTGCAAAATTCCTCCCCAAATCAGTGTATGATTATTACCGCTCTGGAGCAGATGACCAAGAAACACTAGCAGATAACGTAGCAGCATTTTCAAG ATGGAAGCTGTACCCCCGTGTGCTCAGGGACGTGTCGGTGATGGACCTGTCCACCtcagtgctggggcagaggaTCAGCATGCCGGTCTGTGTCGGAGCCACCGCTATGCAGCGCATGGCTCACGCTGATGGAGAGACAGCAACTGCTAAAG CTTGCCAAGCAATGGGGATAGGGATGATGCTGAGCTCCTGGGCCACCTCTTCCATTGAAGAAGTGGCTGAAGCAGCTCCATCAGGCCTTCGCTGGCTGCAGCTCTATGTGTACAAGGACCGTGAGGTTACTAAATCCCTTGTGAAGCGTGCGGAGCAAGCAGGATACAAAGGGATCTTCGTGACGGTGGACACGCCATTCCTTGGCAGGCGCTTCGATGATGTGCGCAACAAGTTCcagctccctccccacctcAG ATTAAAGAACTTCTCCAGCAGTGACCTGGCATTCTCCTCGGGGAAAGACTTTGGAGAAAACAGTGGATTAGCTGTGTATGTAGCTGAGGCAATCGATGCAAGTGTCAACTGGGAGGACATCAAATGGCTTCGAGGGCTGACCTCGCTGCCTATTGTCGCAAAAGGAATCCTCAGGG CTGATGATGCTAAGGAAGCTGTAAAGATTGGGGTAAATGGTATCCTGGTGTCAAATCATGGGGCACGCCAACTTGATGGGGTCCCTGCAACT ATTGATGTCTTGCCTGAAATCGTTGAGGCTGTAGAGGGGAAGGTGGAGGTGTTCCTAGATGGTGGTGTAAGAAAAGGCACAGACGTTCTCAAAGCCCTTGCTCTTGGTGCCAGAGCTGTGTTCATTGGAAGACCTCTCATCTGGGGCTTGGTTTATCAA GGTGAAGAAGGAGCAAAAGAGGTTCTCCAGATGCTGAAGGAAGAGTTTCGCCTGGCAATGGCACTGACAG GGTGCCGGAGAGTAGAAGAAATTGGCAGGACTCTGATACGAAGACATCAAGCACTGTCTTCCAAGATTTAG